The following is a genomic window from Anaerolineales bacterium.
GGCATGGGTGGTTACAGCCAAAAAGGGCCGGATGCCGGCAACGCCTCGTATTACTACACCCAGCCGCGCCTGCTCTCCCAGGGTACGATCCAGTTGGGCGAGCAGCGTTTTGAGGTCAGCGGGTTGAGCTGGAAAGATCACGAATTCAGCACCAGCGTGCTCTCCCCGGGCCAGGTGGGCTGGGACTGGTTCTCCATCCAATTGGACAATGACTATGAACTAATGGTCTTCGAGCTGCGTCGGGAAGATGGCAGCCGTGACCCCTTCTCCAGCGGCACCTTGATCCATCCGGATGGGTCCACCACGCACCTGGACGAAAGCGATTTCAGCATCCAAGTGCTGGACGAATGGCGCAGCCCGCACTCTGGGGCCACCTACCCCATGGGCTGGCGTATCCAGGCTCCAGGGTTGCAGCTCGAGCTGGAGCTGCAACCCTTTATGCACGACCAGGAGATGAACATGCGCACCATCTACTGGGAAGGGGCCGTGCGCATTAGCGGCAGCCTCGCCAGCCAGCCAGTGCATGGCGCGGGCTACGTGGAGTTGACCGGCTACGCCGAAGCTTTTGACGGCGATTTCTAAAGCCGGATAGAATCCGCCCTATGCAAAAACGCCACACACCCTGTTGGGCAGCCCTGGCGCTGGCCGGCCTGCTGGCTGCCTGTGCAACCCCGGCCCCCGCTGCGCCGCCCACACCTGCCGTGCAGGAGATCTCGTTGGTGGCTTTGGACATCTATTGGGACCAAGACGTGATCGAGGCCCAGGCCAACCAGCCACTGCGCCTGACCCTGCGCAACGACGGCGCGCTGGATCACAATTTCGAGATCCTCGAACTGGACATCAGTGTACTGCTCTCCCCCGGCGAAACCGAAGTGGTCGAATTCGTCGTGGATCGCAATGGCATCTTTAGCTACTTATGCAGCATTCCCGGCCATGACGAGGCCGGCATGCTGGGTGAGTTGGTGATTAGCGATTGGTGACAGGCATATCGATTGCGGGCAATCCGCGCCATTTGGGCTATATAATTCGTTAGCTGGGGCGATCAACTGAGAAGCACCCGTCATCGGGTAGAATCCACTGCCAAGTTTGGAAGAAATGTATGCGTTCAAAACCCCCTTACACCCTCCTTAAGAGCAGCCGTTCGCGGCGCGGCGGCCGCGGCCGCATCGGTTTCTATTTATTGTTGGTCCTGTCCATCTTGCTGGTGGCGGCCGGGCTGTGGGTTACCGGCAGCTGGGTCTCTGCGGGCGGCCCTGGGGCGCTGTTCCCCAGCGACACGCCCACGCCCACGCTGACCTATACGCCCAGCAACACGCCTACCGTGACCAACACTCCCACCGAAACACCCATTCCGGCCACGCCCACCGCCGCACAGCCTTTCTTATATTCAGTGGTGTCCGGGGATACGATCTCCGCCATTGCCGAACGCTTCGGCCTGGACACGGTCGAAGGTCCGATCATCATCATGCTGCTCAACGGCATGAACAACGACAGTGTGCTCTTCGTTGGGCAGGAGCTGATTATCCCCGACCCGAATATGGCGATCCCCTCGCCCACACCGCTGCCGGAGAACCTGCGTCGCGGCGACCAGATCGAATACTTCGTGCTGCCGGGCGACACCCTGGCGCTGATCGCCGCCCGCTTTGCCAGCACTGAGGCCGCCATCATCTCGGCCAACAGTCTGGATAATCCCAACAACATCTTCGTCGGCCAGATCTTGCTGGTGCCGGTCAACATGGTCACAGCCACGCCCGGCCCTTCACCCACCCCCATCCAGTCGCCAACAGCGACCCCCTAAAGCAAAAAGCTCCCGGATACCCGGGAGCTTTTTTTAGAGCTCAGCACTTCAATCCTCGCTCACCCAAACGACGAAGCTCAGTTCGCGGTCGCCGGCTCGGGCTTCAACCTGCCAGCAGCCTTCAGTGGGAAAGATCAATGCGGTGGCCTGAAACCGAGTCGGATAGCAGCAGGGGATCTGCGCCACAAGCGGCGCAGCCGGTGCGTCCAGGCGCCGACCGCTTATATGCAAGGCGGCGCCCTCCGGACGGAACCAGCCCACTTTGATCCCGTAGCCTTGCGCGTCCACATCCCAGACCCCATGCGCGTCTTCTGCCGCCCACCAGGCAGAGGCCCAAATGCTCTTATCGCTGTTGACAAAATAGTGCCCGGGTTGCGGCGCCCCGCCAACCGCCGGATCGTCCGGCGGTTGGTCCCAAACAACGGGAGACGGCATGCAGCCCTCAGCCACGGTTGCGGCACAGCCAGTCAAAAGGGCTGCCAGCAGGCCCAAGCAGGCAATGTGTTTGTGTGGAGGAGCGATCACACCAAAATCATAGCCCTGCCGAGCGCCGAGCGTCAAGCCAGGCATAGGGATCGGGCCTTGTTT
Proteins encoded in this region:
- a CDS encoding cupredoxin domain-containing protein, with protein sequence MQKRHTPCWAALALAGLLAACATPAPAAPPTPAVQEISLVALDIYWDQDVIEAQANQPLRLTLRNDGALDHNFEILELDISVLLSPGETEVVEFVVDRNGIFSYLCSIPGHDEAGMLGELVISDW
- a CDS encoding LysM peptidoglycan-binding domain-containing protein, translating into MRSKPPYTLLKSSRSRRGGRGRIGFYLLLVLSILLVAAGLWVTGSWVSAGGPGALFPSDTPTPTLTYTPSNTPTVTNTPTETPIPATPTAAQPFLYSVVSGDTISAIAERFGLDTVEGPIIIMLLNGMNNDSVLFVGQELIIPDPNMAIPSPTPLPENLRRGDQIEYFVLPGDTLALIAARFASTEAAIISANSLDNPNNIFVGQILLVPVNMVTATPGPSPTPIQSPTATP